One genomic window of Notamacropus eugenii isolate mMacEug1 chromosome 6, mMacEug1.pri_v2, whole genome shotgun sequence includes the following:
- the LOC140512234 gene encoding uncharacterized protein, with protein MTVSNHRTQVIQNGDPSCNSEHLAKAPLDPYHWSVALPHLYCWTTVPQPAPDHTVIQYIDNQTKSPLGPQQKPEPPESPLKYWAIPLSDSKQEVEVPSNSNQLVTTPAVPSQWHGAVLGPDTWEEVSMGCNHRAQAPLDTYQQVEITSDPNHPGNSTLESDCRVISPQSPNCQDQIPPDTDYQADIVSSVPKHHDNTTMVLNHWVMAPSDIDQQGELESDPIHWRKATVDPDQYVTGLLGPDNQTLTPLDIGFHNEDVTALEHQNKTIIVQDMITKAPPASCHCVESIPNPNHQIIPPNMDYETKTQLDFNNSIMDASCQDHVVLPIIPEHQNEDVSNFHHQEDVEPSLDLDYEFKTVPDQESMDILILDHRSEAEEVPVCGALLPQIPDFQNENSTDCNDQADDVPLLPSSDFEVVHPLNLDNEGEIPLRTNHQSKMTPDFHHRTEVTIDAPNQVILLPILDQDAITLDSDNCDKVLSFSQHQAILPLDNLKPKKPSSHSDNSEVISPNQNLRPVQLNTKAQTMAPAEPSYQTPQQSCHWAEIPLECKHRVTHQRSSSHKLIPPARLKNLVKNHLDLDHQTETVPDCKHQIKRQPFMNNWSRTPSDCNHVTEDGNNRELPWCLTYIKPYTIEGGNVPHRTVNSIIRSIPQEKIKNDIYKQILLQHVSDCSDFENGLCLTSTYIVCLICASWIPYGCPHVQEIEDPYRAQLLSISSLLPGSKEEMSVKFVLQVPQLEAGSMFTVHYPDYSTYQHLYDKNGNFFRSQSSSSKSVTFLHESSSKLTWLDFIHGKSYQPHGKWSCGSQHSLLGKMFINSTPRVKGTKGSEKVFKSLLERFQKKRNTN; from the coding sequence ATGACGGTTTCTAATCACAGGACCCAGGTTATACAGAACGGAGACCCTTCCTGTAACTCTGAACACCTGGCCAAGGCTCCACTTGATCCTTACCACTGGTCTGTGGCTTTACCACACCTTTACTGCTGGACTACAGTACCACAACCAGCCCCTGACCACACAGTTATCCAATATATAGATAACCAGACCAAATCACCACTGGGCCCCCAGCAAAAACCTGAGCCTCCTGAGTCTCCTCTCAAATACTGGGCCATACCTCTATCAGACTCCAAACAGGAGGTAGAGGTTCCATCAAACTCCAATCAACTGGTAACAACTCCAGCTGTCCCCAGCCAATGGCATGGAGCTGTATTAGGTCCTGATACTTGGGAAGAGGTGTCAATGGGTTGCAACCATCGGGCCCAAGCTCCATTAGATACTTACCAACAGGTGGAGATAACATCAGATCCCAACCACCCGGGCAATTCTACCCTGGAGTCAGATTGTAGGGTCATATCTCCACAAAGCCCTAACTGCCAGGATCAGATTCCACCAGACACTGATTACCAGGCTGATATTGTTTCATCAGTTCCCAAGCATCATGACAACACCACTATGGTTCTTAATCATTGGGTCATGGCTCCATCAGACATTGACCAACAGGGGGAGCTTGAATCTGATCCCATCCACTGGAGAAAGGCTACAGTGGATCCAGACCAATATGTCACAGGACTCCTAGGTCCTGATAACCAGACCCTGACTCCACTAGACATTGGCTTTCATAATGAGGATGTCACAGCTCTAGAACATCAGAACAAGACTATAATAGTCCAAGACATGATTACTAAGGCTCCTCCAGCTTCTTGTCATTGTGTTGAATCTATACCAAATCCCAACCACCAGATCATACCACCAAACATGGACTATGAAACCAAAACTCAACTTGACTTCAATAACAGTATCATGGATGCATCATGTCAGGATCATGTGGTCCTTCCAATTATCCCTGAACACCAGAATGAGGACGTATCAAACTTTCACCACCAGGAAGATGTTGAACCTTCACTAGATCTGGATTATGAGTTCAAAACTGTCCCTGACCAAGAATCCATGGACATCCTAATTTTAGACCATAGGTCTGAAGCTGAGGAGGTTCCAGTCTGTGGGGCCCTACTTCCTCAGATCCCTGACTTCCAGAATGAGAATTCAACGGACTGCAATGACCAAGCTGATGACGTACCACTACTTCCAAGCTCCGATTTTGAAGTCGTACATCCATTAAATCTGGACAATGAAGGTGAGATACCACTGAGGACGAACCATCAGTCTAAGATGACTCCAGACTTTCATCACCGGACTGAAGTGACGATTGATGCCCCAAACCAGGTAATCCTTCTCCCCATCCTGGATCAGGATGCTATTACATTGGATTCTGATAACTGTGACAAAGTTCTATCATTTTCCCAACACCAAGCCATACTGCCACTTGACAATCTCAAGCCAAAAAAGCCTTCATCACACTCTGACAATAGTGAAGTCATTTCACCGAACCAAAATCTCAGGCCTGTGCAACTGAACACCAAGGCTCAGACCATGGCTCCAGCAGAACCCAGCTACCAGACCCCACAGCAATCTTGCCACTGGGCAGAGATTCCACTAGAATGCAAACACAGGGTGACGCATCAACGAAGTTCAAGTCATAAACTCATACCTCCAGCACGGCTAAAGAATCTGGTTAAGAACCACCTTGACCTTGATCACCAGACTGAGACTGTACCAGATTGCAAACACCAAATAAAACGTCAACCATTCATGAATAACTGGTCTAGAACTCCATCTGACTGTAACCATGTGACTGAAGATGGGAACAACAGAGAACTTCCATGGTGTTTAACGTACATAAAACCATATACCATTGAGGGTGGGAATGTCCCTCATAGAACTGTTAATAGTATTATCAGGTCTATCCcccaggagaaaataaaaaatgacatctATAAGCAAATTCTCCTGCAGCATGTATCAGATTGTTCAGATTTTGAGAATGGCTTATGCCTGACATCTACTTACATAGTCTGCTTAATCTGTGCCTCTTGGATCCCTTATGGCTGTCCTCATGTTCAGGAAATAGAAGATCCTTACAGAGCCCAATTGCTATCTATATCATCATTACTGCCTGGTTCCAAGGAAGAAATGAGTGTGAAATTTGTTTTACAAGTTCCCCAGCTAGAAGCAGGCTCTATGTTTACTGTCCATTATCCAGATTATAGCACTTACCAACATTTatatgataaaaatggaaatttttttcgtTCACAATCCAGCTCTTCTAAATCAGTTACTTTCCTCCACGAGTCTAGTTCAAAACTCACTTGGCTTGATTTTATCCATGGCAAGTCTTACCAGCCACATGGGAAATGGTCATGTGGAagtcaacattcacttttagGAAAAATGTTCATAAACTCCACCCCCAGAGTAAAAGGGACAAAGGGATCTGAGAaagtttttaaatctttattagaaagatttcaaaagaaaagaaatacaaattaa